A region of Argentina anserina chromosome 5, drPotAnse1.1, whole genome shotgun sequence DNA encodes the following proteins:
- the LOC126794460 gene encoding putative methylesterase 12, chloroplastic — protein MGNRFICMSKKETKENGSRSKRVNRSQRKLLADDEFLHRQALSMAIHQHQLSQRFDGSMSRRINGSTSSRRTTLPDSVIKQVPENLDNLTTKKFILIHGEGFGAWCWYKTFALLEEVGLLPTTFDLKGSGIDLTDSNSVTTLAEYSKPLIDYLQSLPEDEKVILVGHSTGGACVSYALEHFPEKVSKAIFICATMVSNDQRPFDVFTEELGSAEDFMQQSKFMIHGNGKDQLPTGFMFEKEQMKGLYFNQSPAKDVALAMVSMRPIPLGPIMEKLSLSPEKYGTGRRFFIQTLDDRALSPDVQEKLVRENPPEGVFKIKGSDHCPFFSKPTSLHKILVEIAQIP, from the exons ATGGGTAATCGATTTATTTGCATGTCCAAGAAGGAAACCAAAGAGAATGGATCCAGAAGTAAGAGGGTGAACCGCTCACAGAGGAAACTTCTTGCAGACGATGAGTTCTTGCACAGGCAAGCTCTTTCTATGGCTATTCATCAGCACCAATTGTCTCAGAGGTTTGATGGATCCATGTCTAGGAGAATCAATGGCTCCACCAGCTCTAGGAGAACCACTCTGCCTGATTCAGTGATAAAGCAG GTACCTGAAAATTTGGATAACCTTACAACAAAAAAGTTTATTTTAATACACGGAGAAGGGTTTGGTGCATGGTGTTGGTACAAGACATTTGCTCTGCTGGAGGAAGTAGGACTGCTGCCCACTACCTTTGATCTCAAGGGTTCTGGTATTGATCTCACAGATTCTAACTCTGTTACTACTTTAGCAGAGTATTCAAAACCCTTGATTGACTATCTACAAAGCCTTCCAGAGGATGAAAAG GTTATTTTGGTTGGTCACAGTactggtggtgcctgtgttTCTTATGCACTGGAGCACTTTCCAGAAAAAGTTTCTAAAGCAATATTCATCTGTGCTACTATGGTGTCTAATGATCAGAGACCCTTTGATGTATTTACTGAAGAG CTTGGTTCTGCAGAGGATTTTATGCAACAATCAAAGTTTATGATTCATGGAAATGGAAAAGACCAGCTTCCTACAGGATTTATGTTTGAGAAAGAACAGATGAAAGGGTTATATTTCAATCAATCTCCTGCAAAG GATGTTGCTCTGGCTATGGTGTCCATGAGACCTATCCCACTAGGTCCAATCATGGAGAAGTTGTCACTGTCACCTGAGAAGTATGGAACTGGCCGGCGCTTCTTCATTCAGACATTAGATGATCGAGCACTTTCACCAGATGTCCAAGAAAAGCTGGTGAGGGAAAATCCACCAGAGGGAGTGTTCAAGATTAAAGGCAGCGATCACTGCCCATTCTTCTCAAAGCCAACGTCACTGCACAAAATATTGGTGGAAATTGCTCAGATCCCATAG
- the LOC126794452 gene encoding FT-interacting protein 7, whose amino-acid sequence MATVQKLIVEVIDARDLPPKDGHGTVSPYVVVDYYGQRKRTQTVIRDLNPKWNELLEFNVGKASEATVFGDVLELDVYHDKNYGPTTRNNFLGRLRLTSSQFVKKGEEALIYFPLQKKSLFSFIQGDIGLKIYYLDEAPTPPPPPPEEPKAPEATPPPPQEETKPAETTAPPPADEAASPPPESEKKEEPTPVPEQPPRSENEKPAEEPPAETAAQPTETAAAAEVGESDELPPPPPPLPEITGDAPPQQQQGEELGQDDHIEMMSASSVSKSVPEIKFVGGINGPQPMSRRPSGVPNYPQLEPTESISIDRPTSFDLVEKMHYLFVRVVKARYLPANGRPVVKISASNYHVTSSPARKTNCFEWDQTFAFGRQSPDSASILEVSVWDPPIPDPTGMASGHNFLGGVCFDVAEIPLRDPPDSPLAPQWYRLEGGGSRINGDLMLATWMGTQADESFPDAWKTDTAGNPNARAKVYQSPKLWYLRATVVEAQDVIPITTSSLKEAAFQVKAQLGFQSFKTDPSLTRNGTPSWNQDLIFVAAEPFTDHLVLVLEIRQPKGTVTLGYAKIPLTAIERRVDDRKVASKWISLEDPKDEKRVYSGRLHVRLCFDGGYHVMDEAVHVCSDYRPTARQLWKPPVGTVELGIIGCKNLIPVKTMNGKGCTDAYCVAKYGSKWVRTRTVCDSLEPKWNEQYTFKVFDPCTVLSLGVFDSNGVLETDGPKDAMRLDFRIGKVRIRISTLTTGKVYKHTYPLLVLSPAGLKKMGEVEIAIRFARVTPTLDLVHVYSQPLLPLMHHIKPLGVSQQDMLRRAAVKIVAAHLLRSEPPLGRETVLYMLDADSQGFSMRKVRANYFRIINLIAGVMDIVGWINNTRSWKNPMATILVHALLVLLVWFPDLIIPTLLFYVFAIGAWNYRFRSRVSLQHFDPKLSLADTVDRDELDEEIDLVPSSRSYEVVRARYDKLRTLGARVQTVLGDFATQGERVQALVTWRDPRATGIFVGLCFLVAMVLYLVPSKMVAMAFGFYYLRHPIFRDRTPSPALNFMRRLPSLSDQLL is encoded by the coding sequence ATGGCTACTGTTCAGAAGCTCATAGTTGAGGTGATAGACGCACGCGACCTTCCGCCGAAAGACGGGCACGGCACGGTGAGTCCATACGTTGTGGTTGATTACTACGGCCAGCGAAAACGGACGCAGACTGTGATCAGGGACCTGAACCCTAAATGGAACGAGCTTCTTGAGTTTAACGTTGGCAAGGCCTCTGAGGCTACCGTGTTCGGGGACGTGCTGGAGCTCGACGTCTATCACGATAAGAATTACGGCCCAACTACCCGGAACAACTTCCTCGGCCGCCTCCGGCTGACATCGTCTCAGTTTGTGAAGAAAGGCGAGGAGGCTCTTATATATTTCCCCTTGCAGAAGAAGAGCCTCTTCAGTTTTATTCAGGGGGACATTGGCTTGAAAATTTATTACCTCGACGAGGCTCCAACACCTCCTCCCCCGCCACCGGAGGAACCCAAGGCTCCTGAGGCCACGCCACCTCCGCCGCAGGAGGAAACAAAGCCTGCTGAAACTACAGCGCCTCCACCGGCTGACGAGGCAGCTTCACCACCACCGGAATctgagaagaaagaagaaccaACACCGGTACCTGAACAACCTCCACGGTCGGAGAACGAGAAGCCTGCCGAAGAACCACCGGCTGAGACGGCGGCGCAACCAACCGAAACTGCAGCTGCTGCTGAAGTTGGAGAATCCGATGAGCTGCCACCCCCACCGCCGCCGTTGCCAGAAATCACAGGCGATGCGCCACCGCAGCAGCAGCAAGGTGAAGAGCTAGGTCAAGATGATCATATTGAAATGATGTCAGCCTCTTCCGTATCAAAATCAGTGCCGGAGATCAAATTCGTCGGCGGAATCAACGGGCCACAACCAATGTCACGGCGGCCTTCAGGAGTCCCCAACTACCCACAACTCGAGCCAACCGAAAGCATCTCAATCGATCGTCCGACGTCCTTTGATCTAGTGGAGAAGATGCACTACCTCTTTGTCCGAGTAGTCAAGGCCCGCTACCTCCCGGCCAACGGCAGACCCGTTGTCAAGATCTCCGCCTCCAACTACCACGTGACGTCATCCCCCGCCAGAAAAACCAACTGCTTCGAGTGGGACCAGACCTTCGCTTTCGGCCGCCAGTCCCCGGATTCCGCTTCCATCCTCGAAGTCTCCGTGTGGGACCCTCCAATCCCCGACCCGACCGGTATGGCCTCCGGGCACAACTTCCTCGGCGGAGTATGCTTCGACGTGGCGGAAATCCCGCTGCGGGACCCGCCGGACAGCCCCTTGGCCCCACAGTGGTACAGATTAGAAGGAGGCGGGTCCCGGATTAACGGGGATCTGATGCTCGCCACGTGGATGGGAACCCAAGCCGACGAGTCTTTCCCGGACGCGTGGAAGACGGACACCGCCGGAAACCCTAATGCACGCGCGAAAGTGTACCAGTCTCCCAAGCTATGGTATCTCAGAGCCACCGTGGTAGAAGCACAAGATGTAATCCCCATAACGACGTCCTCGTTAAAGGAAGCCGCTTTCCAAGTCAAAGCCCAGCTCGGATTCCAGTCTTTCAAGACGGACCCATCTCTAACCCGAAACGGCACGCCGTCGTGGAACCAGGACTTGATATTCGTGGCCGCCGAGCCATTCACCGATCACTTGGTTTTGGTGCTGGAGATCCGGCAACCGAAAGGGACGGTCACATTGGGGTATGCGAAGATACCACTCACGGCCATCGAGCGCCGCGTCGACGACCGGAAAGTTGCGTCGAAATGGATCAGTTTGGAGGATCCAAAAGACGAGAAGAGGGTTTACAGTGGAAGATTGCACGTGCGGCTTTGCTTTGATGGGGGATATCACGTGATGGATGAGGCGGTGCATGTGTGCAGCGACTACCGTCCCACGGCGAGGCAGCTGTGGAAGCCGCCGGTTGGAACTGTTGAGCTTGGTATTATTGGGTGCAAGAACTTGATACCAGTCAAGACGATGAATGGTAAAGGTTGTACGGACGCGTATTGTGTTGCCAAATATGGATCTAAGTGGGTACGTACCCGGACCGTATGCGATAGCTTGGAGCCCAAGTGGAATGAGCAGTACACTTTCAAGGTCTTTGATCCTTGTACTGTGTTGAGTCTTGGTGTGTTTGATAGTAATGGAGTCCTCGAGACCGACGGCCCAAAGGATGCCATGCGTCTTGACTTTCGAATTGGGAAGGTGCGTATACGTATATCGACATTGACTACGGGTAAAGTGTACAAGCATACGTATCCGTTGTTGGTCTTGTCTCCGGCGGGTTTAAAGAAAATGGGCGAGGTGGAGATTGCCATACGCTTTGCTCGGGTGACTCCAACATTGGATTTAGTACACGTGTACTCGCAGCCATTGCTGCCCTTGATGCACCACATAAAGCCGCTAGGAGTGAGCCAACAAGACATGTTGAGACGAGCGGCGGTTAAGATCGTGGCGGCACACTTGTTGAGATCAGAACCGCCGCTCGGGCGTGAAACTGTTCTTTACATGTTGGATGCGGATTCACAAGGGTTTAGCATGAGGAAAGTTCGTGCTAATTATTTCCGAATCATCAATCTCATAGCTGGAGTAATGGACATTGTGGGGTGGATAAACAACACTCGTTCATGGAAGAACCCGATGGCGACTATTTTGGTGCACGCATTATTGGTGCTACTTGTTTGGTTTCCTGATTTGATAATCCCCACTTTGTTATTTTACGTGTTCGCAATCGGCGCCTGGAACTATAGGTTCCGGTCACGAGTCTCACTTCAGCACTTTGATCCGAAGCTCTCATTGGCTGATACGGTTGATCGTGATGAACTTGATGAGGAGATCGACCTGGTGCCAAGCAGTAGATCATATGAGGTAGTAAGGGCAAGATATGATAAGCTACGAACTCTTGGCGCACGTGTGCAGACGGTATTGGGGGATTTTGCCACACAAGGAGAGCGCGTGCAGGCGTTAGTGACGTGGCGTGACCCACGCGCGACGGGGATCTTTGTCGGACTTTGCTTTCTAGTAGCAATGGTTTTGTACTTGGTTCCGTCGAAGATGGTGGCAATGGCGTTCGGGTTCTACTATTTGCGGCATCCGATCTTTCGCGATCGAACGCCGTCGCCGGCTCTGAACTTTATGAGAAGGCTTCCTTCACTGTCGGATCAACTTCTGTAG